From the genome of Mycobacteriales bacterium:
GGACCCCGCCGGACCCCTTCCTCGACCCGCCGCCGCGCCGGCGCGGGCAGGCGCTGAAGGTCGTCCTCGCCGCGCTCGGCGGCGTGGTCGTGGTGCTCGCGCTCACCATCGGCGTCGGCTACCTCATGGGGGCCAACAACCTCCCGGGCCAGCAGGTCGCCACCGGCCGCACCGGCGCCGAGATCTACGCCAAGAACTGCGCCGGCTGCCACGGCCGCAACGGCGAGGGCGGCAGCCTGTCCATCAAGGGACCGGCGTTCGCCGAGGGCGGCCCGCTCGCCGGGCTGACGTTCGACCAGCGCGTCGAGAAGGTCTCCCGTGGCCGCCCGCTCGCCGGCATGCCAGCGTGGAAGTTCCGCATCTCCGCCGACGACATCCGCAAGGTCGCGGCGTTCACCCAGACCCTGTCGGGCCAGCAGCCCGACCCCAGCGTGGAGGACGTGCGCTGATGCCAGCGAAGGTGCTCGTGGTCGAGGACGACCCCAGCGTGCGCGGCCTGCTGCACACGCTGCTGACGGGGGAGGGTTACGAGGTCGCGACCGCCAGCGACGGCCTCGCCGGGCTGGTCAAGGCCAGCAGCGCTAAGCCCGACCTCATGCTGCTCGACCTGATGATGCCGGACCTCGGCGGCGTCCGGGTCCTCGAGGAGCTGCGCGGCGACCCGACCATGGCCGACATCCCCGTCATCGTCGTCACCGGCAAGCTCGAGGCCGTCCCGCCGCTGCGCGGCCTGCTCGGCGAGGACAACGTGTTCGTCAAGCCGTTCGGCGTCGCGGAGCTGCTCGACCGCATCGCCGCCGTCACCCGCACCCCCAGGAGCGAATAGTGGCGCGCCACTTCCTCGTCGACGACGACCTCACGCCGGCCGAGCTGGAGCAGGTGCTCGACGACGCGGCGCGGCGCAAGAAGGACCGGTTCGCCGACACGCCTCTGAACGGCGGCTCGGTCGCGCTCGTCTTCGAGAAGCCGTCCACCCGGACCCGGCTGTCGTTCGAGGTCGGCGTGCACGAGCTCGGCGGCCACCCCATGGTCATCGACGCGAGCACGACGCAGCTCGGCCGCGGCGAGACGCTCGAGGACACCGCGATGGTCATGTCGCGGTACTGCGCGGCCATCGTCATCCGGACGTTCGGCCAGGACCGGATCGAACGCCTCGCCGCCGCCGCGACCGTGCCCGTCGTCAACGCGCTCACCGACTACGCGCACCCGTGCCAGGCGGTCGCCGACCTCCAGACGATCCGCGAACGCCGCGGCGGCACGTCCGGCCTCACCCTCACCTACGTCGGTGACGGCAACAACGTCGCCCACTCGCTGCTGCTCGCCGGCGTCGCCGCCGGCATGCGCGTGCGCGTCGCCTCCCCGCGCGGCTACGAGCCGATCGCCCAGGTCGTCCGCCGCGCCAACCAGATCGGCGAGGACACCGGCGGCGCGGCCGTCGTCCTCACCGACCCGCTGGAGGCCGCGCGCGGCGCGGACGTCCTCTACACCGACGTGTGGGCGTCGATGGGGCAGGAGGACGAGGCGACCGACCGGCTCCAGCTCTTCCGCGGCTACCAGCTCGACGAGCGGCTGCTCGACGCCGCCAACGACGACGCGATCGTGCTGCACTGCCTGCCCGCGCACCGCGGCGAGGAGATCTCGGCGGGCGTCATCGACGGCCCGCACAGCGCCGTGTGGGACCAGGCGGAGAACCGGCTGCACGCGCAGAAGGCGTTGCTCGCGTTCCTGCTCGAACGCTCGTGACGCCGTGACCGAACGCGTCGTGCTCGCCTACTCGGGCGGGCTGGACACCTCCGTCGGCATCGGCTGGATCGCCGCCGAGCACGGCGCCGAGGTCGTGGCCGTCGCCGTCGACGTCGGCCAGGGCGGCGAGGACCTCGACGTCGTCCGGCAGCGCGCCCTCGACTGCGGCGCCGTCGAGGCCGTCGTGGTCGACGCGCGCACCGAGTTCGCCGAGGAGTACTGCCTGCCGGCGCTGCGCGCCAACGCCCTCTACATGGGCCGCTACCCGCTCGTCTCCGCGCTGTCGCGGCCGCTCATCGTCCGCCACCTCGCCCGCGCCGCCCGCGACACCGGCGCCACCGCCGTCGCGCACGGCTGCACCGGGAAGGGCAACGACCAGGTGCGCTTCGAGGTCGGCCTCGGCGCGCTGGCGCCGGACCTGCGCGTCCTGGCGCCGGTCCGCGACTCCGGCATGACCCGCGACAAGGCGATCGCGTTCGCCGAGGAACGCGGCCTGCCCGTCGACGTCACCAAGCGGTCGCCGTACTCCGTCGACCAGAACCTCTGGGGCCGCGCCGTGGAGACCGGCTTCCTCGAGGACCCGTGGCACGCGCCGGTCGAGGACCTGTACGCCTACACCGCCGACCCGGCCGTGCCGCGCGAGCCGGACGAGGTGACGGTGACGTTCGCCGACGGCGTCCCCGTCGCGCTGGACGGCCGGACGCTGCCGTTCCTCGATGTCGTCCGCGAGCTCAACGCCCGCGCCGGCGCGCAGGGCGTCGGCCGGCTCGACATGGTCGAGGACCGCCTCGTCGGCATCAAGAGCCGCGAGGTCTACGAGTGCCCCGGTGCCCTCGCGCTGATCGCCGCGCACGTCGAGCTCGAGTCGCTCACCGTCGAGCGGGACCTCGCCCGCTTCAAGCGCAGCGTCGACCAGCGCTGGGCCGAGCTCGTCTACGACGGCCTCTGGTACTCGCCGCTGCGCCGCGCGCTGGACGCGTTCGTGGACAGCGCCTCGCGACACGTCTCCGGGGACGTCCGGCTCACCCTGCACGGCGGCCGCGCCACCGCGACCGGGCGGCGATCGGACGCCAGCCTCTACGACTACGGGCTCGCGACCTACGACTCGGACGACACGTTCGACCAGTCGCTCGCCAAGGGGTTCGTCGACCTCTGGGGCCTGCCGTCGCGGATCGCCGCCACGCGCGACGGGACCGGGCTGTGAGCGACGCCACCGACCGTCCGGCGGGCCGCCCGCCGTCGCCGGCCCGGCTGTGGGGCGGGCGGTTCGAGGGCGGCCCCGCCCAGGCGGTGCGGCAGCTCTCGTACAGCGTGCAGTTCGACTGGCGGCTCGCGCCGTACGACCTCCTCGCCTCGCGCGCGCACGCCCGCGTCCTGCACCGGGCCGGCCTGCTGGACGACGCCGAGCTGGAACGCCTCTGCGACGCCCTGGAGGTCCTCGAGGCGCAGGTCGCGAGCGGCGCGTTCCGGCCGAACGTCGACGACGAGGACGTGCACACCGCGCTGGAACGCGGCCTGCTCGAACGCCTCGGCTCCCTCGGCGGCAAGCTCCGCGCCGGCCGGTCCCGCAACGACCAGGTCGCCACCGACCTGCGTCTCTACCTGCGCGACCACGTCCGGCTCGTCGTGACCGGGCTGGCCGAGCTGGAGGAGGCGCTGCTCGGCCAGGCGTCGGCGCACCAGCACGTCCCCGCGCCCGGCTTCACGCACCTCCAGCACGCGCAGCCGGTGCTGTTCGCGCACCACCTGCTCGCCTACGTCTCGATGTTCAGCCGCGACGTCTCGCGGCTGCGCGACTGGGACCTGCGCGCCGGCGTCTCACCGCTCGGCTCCGGCGCGCTCGCCGGCTCGTCGCTGCCGGTCGACCCGGTCGGCACCGCCGCCGAGCTCGGCTTCTACGCCGCCGCCGCGAACTCCATGGACGCCGTCTCCGACCGCGACTTCGTCGCGGAGTTCCTCTTCGCCGCCGCGCTGATCGGGGTCCACCTGTCGCGGCTCGGCGAGGAGCTGGTGCTCTGGTCGACCCTGGAGTTCGGCTGGGTCGAGATCGACGACGCGTTCGCCACCGGCTCCTCGATCATGCCGCAGAAGAAGAACCCCGACGTCGCCGAGCTGGCCCGCGGCAAGGCCGGCCGCCTCATCGGCCACCTCACCGGCTTCCTCGCCACCCTCAAGGGCCTGCCGCTCACCTACAACCGTGACCTCCAGGAGGACAAGGAGCCGGTCTTCGACGCCGTCGACACGCTGCTGCTCGTCCTGCCCGCCGTCACCGGCATGGTGCAGACCATGCGCGTCGACGTCGACCGCCTCGCCGCGGAGGCGCCCGTCGGCTTCTCCCTCGCGACCGACGTGGCCGAGGCCCTCGTCCGCAACGGCGTGCCGTTCCGCGACGCGCACGAGGCCGTCGGCCACCTCGTCGTCTGGTGCGTCTCCGGCGACTGCGACCTCGGCGAGGTCTCCGACGCCGACCTGGCGCGGATCAGCCCGCACCTCACGCCGGACATCCGGTCCGTCCTGTCCGTCGACGGCGCGCTGCGCGCCCGCGCCGGCCACGGCGGCACCGCCCCCGACCGCGTCGCCGAGCAGCTCGACGCCGCGCGCATCGAGGTCGCCGCCCACCACGCGTGGGCGGGTGACGTGGGGGACGACGGGTGAGCCGCCGGCCGTTGGGGCGGTCGGTCTTCGAACGCCCCGTCCTCGAGGTCGCGCGCGACCTGCTCGGCCGCGACGTCTCCTGCGAGTCGCCGCAGGGCACCGTCGTCGTCCGGCTGTCGGAGGTCGAGGCGTACCGCGGCGCCGACGACATGGGCTCGCACGCCTACCGCGGCAAGACGTCGCGCAACGAGGTGATGTTCGGCCCCGCGGGCTTCGTCTACGTGTACTTCACCTACGGCATGCACTGGTGCATGAACCTCGTCTGCCAGGCCGAGGGCGAGGCCGCCGCCGTCCTGCTGCGCGCCGGGCGGGTGATCGGGGGTGGCGAGATCGCCGCGTCCCGGCGCGGCCGGTCCACCGAGCGCGACCTGGCGCGCGGCCCCGCGCGGCTCTGCCAGGCGCTCGGCATCGACGGCGCGTGCAACGGCGCCGACCTGCTGCGCGGCCCGGTCCGCGTGCTGCCCGGTGTCCCCGTCGACGACGCGGTGGTGCGCACCGGCCCGCGGGTCGGCGTCGCGCGGGGCGCCGAGCTGCCCTGGCGGTACTACGTCGACGGCGACCCCACCGTCTCGGTCTACCGCCCGGCCGTCGCTCGCAAGCGCCGCGGAACGCCCGCCACGCCGGACCCGTCCCGCTAGTTCCGCGCCGCTGCGCGGCGCTCCCTCAGTCGCGGGACCGGTCCGGCGTGCCGGCCGTCCCGCTCCCCGCTAGCCCTGCCGAGGCCCGACCGCGACCGTCACCGTCGACCCCGCGAGCCGCTTCGCGCCGCCCGCCACGTCCTGGCGCCAGACCTTGCCGGCGTCGGCCGCGAGCCGCGCCTGGCAGGCCGCGCCGCCCGTGCAGGACGGCTCGACCACGACCTCCGCCTTCAGCCCCGCCGCCTCGATCCGCCGCACCGCGTCGACCTCGTCCAGGCCGAGCACCGACGGCACCGCCACCGGCACCGCCTCCTGCGTCGCGACGCTCAACGTCACCGTCCCCCCGGGCGCGACCGGCGCCCCCGCCGCCGGCTGCTGGCCGACGACCGCGCCCGCGGGGTAGCGCAGGTCGTACACCTCGACCGTCTTCACCAGCAGGCCCGCGTGCGCCAGCTCGCGCTGCGCGTAGTCGAGCGCCGAGCCGAGCAGCGTCGGCACCACCTCGGCGGGCGGGCCGGTCGGGTCGGCGCAGACGTTCTTCGGCTCCGACCCGCCGCTGAACGTCCGCCGCTCGATCCACGCCTCCGGCGTCCAGCGGTTCGCCACGCAGCCGTGGTGGCGGTCCAGCGCCACGCTCACCGCGGCGCCCTCCGGCGTCACGAACGGCGCGTTCGGCAGCCGCAGCAGCGCCGTCCCGGCGAACCGCCCCCAGATCATCGCCGGGAACGTCCCGCCCGCGATCACCGTCCGGTAGCCGTTCTCCGGCGTCATCGAGATCTCGCCGCGCGGCTCGCCGACCCAGACCGCCGCCGCGAAGTTCGGCGTGTAGCCGACGAACCACGCGTCCGCGTACCCGGTCGACGTTCCGGTCTTGCCGGCCACCGGCCGCGGCTGCGCGGCCTTCACGCCGGTGCCCGAGCGCACCACGCCCTGGAGCACGTCGTTCGCCAGCGCCGCCACGCCCGCCGGCACCGCCTGGTGGCGTCGGGGCGTGTTGCGCAGCAGCACCTTCCCCCGCGCGTCGCGCACCGACGCGACCAGGTACGGCCTGGCGTAGACGCCGTTCGCGCCGAGCGCCGCGTACGCCGCGGCCATCTCGACCGGGTCCACCTCCTGCGCGCCGAGCACGACGGCCGGGCCCGACCCGCGGCGCAACGGCTTCCCGCCCGCGCCGTGTACGCCGAGCTCCTCGGCCACGTTGAGCACCTCGCTCGTGCCGCGGTCCACGTCGCCGTCGCCGATCCGCTGCACCACGTGCGCGTACGCCGTGTTCACCGAAGACTCGGTCGCCTGGCGCAGCGTGATCCGCCCGAACGCCGTGCCCTCGTAGTTGTCGACCACCCACGGCTTCGGGCAGTGGCAGGGGAGCGTCGCCTGGGCGCCCGCCTCGAACGTGTCCTCCGGCTTCACGCCCTTCTGCAACGCCGCCACCAGCGCGAACACCTTGAACGTCGAGCCGGCCTGCCGCTTCGTCGTGCCGCCGCGCGCGAGGTTCACCTTCGCGTACGGGTCGCGGGTGCCGAAGAAGTCCCGCCCGCCGACCATCGCGGTGATCGCGCCGTCGCCCG
Proteins encoded in this window:
- a CDS encoding response regulator transcription factor, whose product is MPAKVLVVEDDPSVRGLLHTLLTGEGYEVATASDGLAGLVKASSAKPDLMLLDLMMPDLGGVRVLEELRGDPTMADIPVIVVTGKLEAVPPLRGLLGEDNVFVKPFGVAELLDRIAAVTRTPRSE
- the argF gene encoding ornithine carbamoyltransferase, producing MARHFLVDDDLTPAELEQVLDDAARRKKDRFADTPLNGGSVALVFEKPSTRTRLSFEVGVHELGGHPMVIDASTTQLGRGETLEDTAMVMSRYCAAIVIRTFGQDRIERLAAAATVPVVNALTDYAHPCQAVADLQTIRERRGGTSGLTLTYVGDGNNVAHSLLLAGVAAGMRVRVASPRGYEPIAQVVRRANQIGEDTGGAAVVLTDPLEAARGADVLYTDVWASMGQEDEATDRLQLFRGYQLDERLLDAANDDAIVLHCLPAHRGEEISAGVIDGPHSAVWDQAENRLHAQKALLAFLLERS
- a CDS encoding argininosuccinate synthase; the protein is MTERVVLAYSGGLDTSVGIGWIAAEHGAEVVAVAVDVGQGGEDLDVVRQRALDCGAVEAVVVDARTEFAEEYCLPALRANALYMGRYPLVSALSRPLIVRHLARAARDTGATAVAHGCTGKGNDQVRFEVGLGALAPDLRVLAPVRDSGMTRDKAIAFAEERGLPVDVTKRSPYSVDQNLWGRAVETGFLEDPWHAPVEDLYAYTADPAVPREPDEVTVTFADGVPVALDGRTLPFLDVVRELNARAGAQGVGRLDMVEDRLVGIKSREVYECPGALALIAAHVELESLTVERDLARFKRSVDQRWAELVYDGLWYSPLRRALDAFVDSASRHVSGDVRLTLHGGRATATGRRSDASLYDYGLATYDSDDTFDQSLAKGFVDLWGLPSRIAATRDGTGL
- a CDS encoding DNA-3-methyladenine glycosylase, translating into MSRRPLGRSVFERPVLEVARDLLGRDVSCESPQGTVVVRLSEVEAYRGADDMGSHAYRGKTSRNEVMFGPAGFVYVYFTYGMHWCMNLVCQAEGEAAAVLLRAGRVIGGGEIAASRRGRSTERDLARGPARLCQALGIDGACNGADLLRGPVRVLPGVPVDDAVVRTGPRVGVARGAELPWRYYVDGDPTVSVYRPAVARKRRGTPATPDPSR
- a CDS encoding c-type cytochrome — translated: MPRTPPDPFLDPPPRRRGQALKVVLAALGGVVVVLALTIGVGYLMGANNLPGQQVATGRTGAEIYAKNCAGCHGRNGEGGSLSIKGPAFAEGGPLAGLTFDQRVEKVSRGRPLAGMPAWKFRISADDIRKVAAFTQTLSGQQPDPSVEDVR
- a CDS encoding transglycosylase domain-containing protein, producing MRRRLRLAVAGAALAVTATGCIRAIPVDPSVLGGQAVTSTVYAADGSVLTTLHAEEDRRPLAFAEIPRVLVAAVVAAEDRRFYEHRGVDVRGVVRAAVANAESGETTQGGSTITQQLVKNTLVTPERTYQRKVREAALAMGLERTLTKDQILERYLNTVYFGEGAYGVGAAARVYFGHAATTLSLPEAALLAGLIRSPTRADPVRAPKAAVARRAQVLAAMMETGAITRTEAAEAGAAPVPRVARRDDRRYPAAYAVQDAVSTLLADKRLGATPEARRNALFRGGLRIDLTIDPAQQAAAEESVRSLLGATNDPYAGVAAVKPGDGAITAMVGGRDFFGTRDPYAKVNLARGGTTKRQAGSTFKVFALVAALQKGVKPEDTFEAGAQATLPCHCPKPWVVDNYEGTAFGRITLRQATESSVNTAYAHVVQRIGDGDVDRGTSEVLNVAEELGVHGAGGKPLRRGSGPAVVLGAQEVDPVEMAAAYAALGANGVYARPYLVASVRDARGKVLLRNTPRRHQAVPAGVAALANDVLQGVVRSGTGVKAAQPRPVAGKTGTSTGYADAWFVGYTPNFAAAVWVGEPRGEISMTPENGYRTVIAGGTFPAMIWGRFAGTALLRLPNAPFVTPEGAAVSVALDRHHGCVANRWTPEAWIERRTFSGGSEPKNVCADPTGPPAEVVPTLLGSALDYAQRELAHAGLLVKTVEVYDLRYPAGAVVGQQPAAGAPVAPGGTVTLSVATQEAVPVAVPSVLGLDEVDAVRRIEAAGLKAEVVVEPSCTGGAACQARLAADAGKVWRQDVAGGAKRLAGSTVTVAVGPRQG
- the argH gene encoding argininosuccinate lyase encodes the protein MSDATDRPAGRPPSPARLWGGRFEGGPAQAVRQLSYSVQFDWRLAPYDLLASRAHARVLHRAGLLDDAELERLCDALEVLEAQVASGAFRPNVDDEDVHTALERGLLERLGSLGGKLRAGRSRNDQVATDLRLYLRDHVRLVVTGLAELEEALLGQASAHQHVPAPGFTHLQHAQPVLFAHHLLAYVSMFSRDVSRLRDWDLRAGVSPLGSGALAGSSLPVDPVGTAAELGFYAAAANSMDAVSDRDFVAEFLFAAALIGVHLSRLGEELVLWSTLEFGWVEIDDAFATGSSIMPQKKNPDVAELARGKAGRLIGHLTGFLATLKGLPLTYNRDLQEDKEPVFDAVDTLLLVLPAVTGMVQTMRVDVDRLAAEAPVGFSLATDVAEALVRNGVPFRDAHEAVGHLVVWCVSGDCDLGEVSDADLARISPHLTPDIRSVLSVDGALRARAGHGGTAPDRVAEQLDAARIEVAAHHAWAGDVGDDG